A window of Longispora fulva contains these coding sequences:
- a CDS encoding sugar phosphate nucleotidyltransferase — protein sequence MKVVLFCGGYGMRMRDGTSDAPKPMVMVGDRPLLWHVMRYYAHFGHTDFVLCLGYGASAVKDFFLNYDETRSNDFTLSEGGRKIELASSDIEDWTITFVDTGLKATIGERLLAVRKHVEGEEMFLANYADTLTDAPLPEIIERVRATGAQASLLAVPPQSSHHMVEFTAEGHVERLRPMREMLAYENGGYFVLRPSVFDVLHEGEELVVEAFARLAERKELLAYPYHGFWCPADTLKERAELEALYNHGTAPWMLWDELHGADRGSDGSA from the coding sequence GTGAAGGTAGTCCTGTTCTGCGGTGGTTACGGGATGCGGATGCGCGACGGCACGTCCGACGCCCCGAAGCCCATGGTGATGGTGGGCGACCGCCCGCTGCTCTGGCATGTGATGCGCTACTACGCGCATTTCGGGCACACCGACTTCGTCCTCTGCCTCGGCTACGGCGCGTCGGCGGTCAAGGACTTCTTCCTCAACTACGACGAGACCCGGTCGAACGACTTCACCCTGTCCGAGGGCGGCCGGAAGATCGAGTTGGCCTCCAGCGACATCGAGGACTGGACGATCACGTTCGTCGACACCGGGCTGAAGGCCACGATCGGTGAGCGACTGCTCGCGGTGCGCAAGCATGTCGAGGGCGAGGAGATGTTCCTGGCCAACTACGCCGACACCCTCACCGACGCGCCGCTGCCGGAGATCATCGAGCGGGTCCGGGCCACCGGGGCCCAGGCCTCGCTGCTGGCCGTGCCGCCGCAGTCCTCGCACCACATGGTCGAGTTCACCGCCGAGGGGCACGTCGAGCGGCTGCGCCCGATGCGCGAGATGCTCGCCTACGAGAATGGCGGCTACTTCGTCCTGCGGCCCAGCGTCTTCGACGTGCTGCACGAGGGCGAAGAGCTGGTCGTGGAGGCGTTCGCGCGGCTGGCGGAGCGCAAGGAGCTGCTGGCGTACCCGTATCACGGGTTCTGGTGTCCGGCCGACACGCTCAAGGAGCGGGCCGAGCTCGAAGCCCTCTACAACCACGGCACCGCGCCGTGGATGCTGTGGGACGAGCTGCACGGCGCCGACCGGGGGTCTGATGGCTCGGCTTGA
- a CDS encoding PIG-L deacetylase family protein → MARLEAVERLTLLGAHPDDIEIAAGGLLLSLNPKTVHYVLLTGSPARLAEARAAAAAFLPGAEITFAFSALPDGRLPAHWAEAKAAVQAAATVPADLVLAPSLYDAHQDHRLLAELAPTAFRDAQILHYEIPKWDGDLGRPNVYVPLTDDVARRKVELLHKCYPSQHARDWWDDEFFLALARLRGAECRRRYAEAFTVSKMTLVVE, encoded by the coding sequence ATGGCTCGGCTTGAGGCCGTCGAGCGGCTGACGCTGCTCGGCGCGCACCCGGACGACATCGAGATCGCGGCCGGCGGACTGCTGCTGTCGCTGAACCCCAAGACCGTCCATTATGTACTACTGACCGGGTCCCCGGCCCGGCTCGCCGAGGCCAGGGCCGCCGCCGCGGCGTTCCTGCCCGGCGCGGAGATCACGTTCGCGTTCTCGGCGCTGCCCGACGGCCGGCTGCCGGCGCACTGGGCGGAGGCCAAGGCCGCCGTGCAGGCCGCGGCCACGGTGCCGGCCGACCTGGTGCTCGCCCCGTCGCTCTACGACGCGCACCAGGACCACCGGCTGCTCGCCGAGCTGGCCCCGACCGCGTTCCGCGACGCCCAGATCCTGCACTACGAGATCCCGAAGTGGGACGGGGACCTGGGCCGGCCCAACGTGTACGTGCCGCTGACCGACGACGTCGCGCGCCGCAAGGTCGAGCTGCTGCACAAGTGCTACCCGTCCCAGCACGCCCGGGACTGGTGGGACGACGAGTTCTTCCTGGCCCTGGCCCGACTGCGCGGGGCGGAGTGCCGCCGCCGGTACGCCGAGGCCTTCACCGTCTCGAAGATGACTCTGGTAGTTGAGTGA
- a CDS encoding acyltransferase, whose amino-acid sequence MTTERSEARLVIQESADIDEGVTIGAGTRVWHLAQIRTGAVVGADCNIGRGAYIGPGVTIGDRCKVHNYAMVFEPALVEDGVFLGPGVILTNDRYPRSIDLDGELKNADDWHADPVTVRTGASVGARSVVVAGVEIGSYALVGAGSVVTKDVPAFALVVGNPARWIGWVGRSGERLVADGARWKCPATGEVFVAVDGVLAPATPDTVVRPSLGFDGATSAAGSPVGDGSGGVA is encoded by the coding sequence GTGACCACCGAACGAAGTGAGGCGCGTCTCGTGATTCAGGAATCCGCCGACATCGACGAGGGCGTGACGATCGGTGCCGGCACCCGGGTCTGGCACCTCGCCCAGATCCGGACCGGGGCGGTGGTCGGCGCGGACTGCAACATCGGCCGGGGCGCGTACATCGGGCCGGGCGTGACGATCGGCGACCGGTGCAAGGTGCACAACTACGCCATGGTGTTCGAGCCGGCCTTGGTCGAGGACGGCGTGTTCCTCGGTCCGGGCGTGATCCTGACCAACGACAGGTATCCCCGGTCGATCGACCTCGACGGCGAGCTGAAGAACGCCGACGACTGGCACGCCGACCCTGTGACGGTACGGACCGGGGCCTCGGTCGGGGCCCGCAGCGTGGTGGTCGCCGGTGTGGAGATCGGGAGTTACGCCCTGGTCGGGGCGGGGTCCGTGGTGACGAAGGACGTGCCGGCGTTCGCTCTCGTGGTCGGTAACCCGGCCCGGTGGATCGGGTGGGTCGGCCGGTCCGGAGAGCGGCTCGTCGCCGACGGCGCGCGGTGGAAGTGCCCGGCCACCGGCGAGGTGTTCGTGGCGGTCGACGGCGTGCTCGCGCCAGCGACGCCCGACACCGTCGTCCGGCCGTCCCTCGGCTTCGACGGTGCGACCTCGGCCGCCGGTTCTCCGGTCGGCGACGGTTCGGGCGGTGTCGCGTGA
- a CDS encoding polysaccharide pyruvyl transferase family protein, with the protein MKVALFGSNGEARNRGVAALATATATGILSRVPDAEVTWYDDGWGVRPDPKLPGVTRVGARLTRRYHRPESYHHMAVSAALGGIANPGAARLNAADAVLDTSGGDSFTDLYSPVRWRLVNWPKKLAVARSRPLIFLPQTYGPFHGDATRREARDLVLAAAGAWARDPDSFARLKELVGGGFDPAKHRQGVDVAFALPTRPFESEELEAWLALGGGDVAVLNVSGLLLDPAETRFGLSADLVKVVEVLTRKLLDDGARLLFVPHVSTPGARDDDDAITQTLVSRLSKEYGPERVTAAPAGLDCQESKWLIARGDWLCGMRMHATIAALSSGVPAACVAYSDKARGVFATAGQGHRVADARTLDTDTLLSELWDSWTARAATREELVTGSARARTAAGQQLDDLVELIRAQH; encoded by the coding sequence GTGAAGGTCGCCCTGTTCGGCTCCAACGGCGAGGCCCGCAACCGCGGCGTCGCCGCCCTGGCCACCGCCACGGCCACCGGCATCCTCAGCAGGGTGCCCGACGCCGAGGTGACCTGGTACGACGACGGCTGGGGCGTGCGCCCCGACCCCAAGCTGCCCGGCGTCACCCGGGTCGGCGCGCGCCTGACCCGGCGCTACCACCGCCCAGAGTCCTACCACCATATGGCCGTGTCCGCCGCGCTCGGCGGCATCGCCAACCCGGGGGCCGCCCGGCTGAACGCCGCAGACGCCGTCCTGGACACCTCGGGTGGGGACAGCTTCACCGACCTGTACAGCCCGGTGCGCTGGCGGCTCGTCAACTGGCCCAAGAAGCTCGCCGTGGCCCGCAGCCGCCCGCTGATCTTCCTGCCCCAGACGTACGGCCCGTTCCACGGCGACGCCACCCGGCGCGAGGCCCGCGATCTGGTCCTCGCCGCCGCCGGGGCCTGGGCCCGCGATCCGGACAGCTTCGCCCGACTCAAGGAACTCGTCGGGGGCGGCTTCGACCCGGCCAAGCACCGCCAGGGCGTGGACGTCGCGTTCGCGCTGCCCACCCGGCCGTTCGAGTCCGAGGAACTGGAGGCCTGGCTGGCGCTCGGCGGCGGCGACGTCGCCGTCCTCAACGTGTCCGGTCTGCTCCTCGACCCGGCCGAGACGCGCTTCGGGCTGTCGGCCGACCTCGTGAAGGTCGTCGAGGTGCTCACCCGCAAACTCCTCGACGACGGCGCGCGGCTGCTGTTCGTGCCGCACGTGTCCACCCCCGGGGCGCGGGACGACGACGACGCGATCACCCAGACCCTGGTGTCGCGGCTGTCGAAGGAGTACGGCCCCGAGCGGGTCACCGCCGCGCCCGCCGGCCTGGACTGTCAGGAGTCCAAGTGGCTGATCGCGCGGGGCGACTGGTTGTGCGGAATGCGGATGCACGCCACGATCGCGGCGCTCTCCTCCGGGGTACCGGCGGCCTGCGTCGCCTATTCGGACAAGGCCCGGGGCGTGTTCGCCACCGCCGGCCAGGGCCACCGGGTGGCCGACGCCCGCACCCTGGACACCGACACCCTGCTGTCGGAGCTGTGGGACTCGTGGACGGCCCGCGCGGCCACCCGCGAGGAACTCGTCACCGGCTCGGCGCGGGCCCGGACCGCCGCCGGGCAGCAGCTCGACGACCTGGTGGAGCTGATCCGTGCGCAGCATTGA
- a CDS encoding Coenzyme F420 hydrogenase/dehydrogenase, beta subunit C-terminal domain, producing MRSIEDVAARKMCTGCGVCAYMAPESYRMVDVLAEGRRPLPIRPVDRGPGPEAPGRAPREADALRACPGVGLTAVADDRPQLDGWGPVLGMWEGYAAPESLRYAASSGGAATALAGFCLEHRGFGGVLHTGARADIPYLNEVKFSRTQAELLEHVGSRYAPASPAEGLGLVEDADAPSVFIGKPCDVAASHKARALRPGLDAKLGLTIAIFCAGTPSTRGTLELIKALGSDPEQLKSLHYRGEGWPGEARAEPGERQLSYDASWGGILEKHRQWRCYLCADHTGEFADVSVGDPWHRPTAGDPGRSLIVARTARGVEIVLAAIAAGVLVAEAVPYDRLPASQAGLLKVRGAVWGRTVALRLSGLPAPRYRGLPMFGIWLRKLTVKDKLRSTVGTVRRIGRRGLRQRSVVEEYRP from the coding sequence GTGCGCAGCATTGAGGATGTGGCGGCGCGGAAGATGTGCACGGGGTGCGGGGTGTGCGCGTACATGGCGCCGGAGTCCTACCGGATGGTGGACGTCCTCGCGGAGGGCCGCCGGCCGCTGCCGATCCGGCCGGTCGACCGGGGCCCGGGGCCGGAGGCTCCGGGCCGCGCGCCCCGCGAGGCCGACGCGCTGCGGGCCTGCCCCGGGGTCGGGCTCACCGCCGTCGCCGACGACCGCCCGCAGCTCGACGGCTGGGGACCGGTCCTCGGCATGTGGGAGGGCTACGCGGCTCCCGAGTCGCTGCGGTACGCCGCCTCCTCCGGCGGGGCCGCCACTGCCCTCGCCGGGTTCTGCCTCGAACACCGGGGCTTCGGCGGGGTGCTGCACACCGGCGCCCGCGCCGACATCCCCTACCTCAACGAGGTCAAGTTCAGCCGCACCCAGGCTGAGCTGCTCGAACACGTCGGCTCCCGGTACGCGCCCGCCAGCCCCGCCGAGGGCCTCGGCCTCGTCGAGGACGCCGACGCGCCGAGCGTGTTCATCGGCAAGCCCTGCGACGTGGCCGCCTCGCACAAGGCCCGCGCGCTGCGCCCTGGCCTGGACGCCAAGCTCGGTCTCACCATCGCCATCTTCTGCGCCGGCACGCCCTCAACGCGCGGGACACTGGAGCTGATCAAGGCCCTGGGCTCCGATCCCGAGCAGCTCAAGTCCCTGCACTACCGGGGAGAGGGCTGGCCCGGCGAAGCCCGCGCCGAACCCGGCGAACGCCAGCTCAGCTACGACGCCTCCTGGGGCGGCATCCTGGAGAAGCACCGGCAGTGGCGCTGCTACCTGTGCGCCGACCACACCGGCGAGTTCGCCGACGTGTCCGTGGGCGACCCGTGGCACCGCCCGACGGCCGGGGACCCGGGCCGGTCGCTGATCGTGGCCAGGACCGCGCGGGGCGTGGAGATCGTGCTCGCGGCCATCGCGGCCGGGGTGCTCGTCGCCGAAGCGGTGCCGTATGACCGGTTGCCGGCTTCGCAGGCCGGTTTGTTGAAGGTGCGCGGGGCGGTGTGGGGGCGGACCGTGGCGCTGCGGTTGTCGGGGCTGCCCGCGCCCCGGTATCGCGGTCTGCCGATGTTCGGGATCTGGCTGCGGAAGCTGACCGTCAAGGACAAGCTCAGGTCCACTGTGGGGACTGTGCGGCGGATCGGGCGGCGGGGGCTGCGTCAGCGGTCCGTTGTCGAGGAGTATCGGCCTTAA
- a CDS encoding alpha/beta fold hydrolase, with the protein MIPTVLLHAFPLSSAMFAAVDLPGLIAPDLAGFGTSAVPDAPPGMSALAADVVAELDRRGLDRVVLGGVSMGGYVAMAVVREYPERVGALILADTKAGADAPDAAANRLRMAESVLAGGDDTDVLAARMLAPGSPVLAEVQAGVRAARPEAVAWAQRAMAARPDSFDTLRQVTVPTLVIVGELDSTTPPAEARLIAEAVPGARLVTIPGSGHLPPWERPAEFTAAVREFMGGLPAGARLGA; encoded by the coding sequence GTGATTCCCACTGTGCTGCTGCACGCGTTCCCGCTGTCCTCGGCCATGTTCGCCGCCGTCGACCTGCCCGGCCTGATCGCCCCCGACCTGGCCGGCTTCGGCACCTCGGCCGTCCCCGACGCGCCCCCGGGCATGTCGGCCCTGGCCGCCGACGTCGTCGCCGAACTCGACCGGCGCGGGCTCGACCGGGTGGTCCTCGGTGGCGTGTCCATGGGAGGTTACGTCGCGATGGCGGTGGTTCGGGAGTACCCGGAAAGGGTCGGCGCTCTGATTCTCGCCGACACCAAGGCCGGCGCCGACGCTCCCGACGCCGCGGCGAACCGGCTGCGGATGGCCGAGTCGGTGCTGGCCGGGGGCGACGACACCGACGTGCTCGCTGCCCGGATGCTGGCCCCCGGGTCCCCGGTCCTCGCCGAGGTCCAGGCGGGGGTACGCGCCGCGCGCCCCGAAGCCGTCGCCTGGGCCCAGCGCGCGATGGCGGCCCGACCCGACTCCTTCGACACGTTGCGGCAGGTCACCGTGCCGACCCTGGTGATCGTGGGGGAGTTGGACTCCACGACCCCGCCGGCGGAGGCGCGCCTGATCGCCGAAGCGGTACCGGGCGCCCGGCTCGTCACCATCCCTGGCTCCGGGCACCTGCCGCCCTGGGAACGTCCCGCCGAGTTCACCGCCGCCGTCCGGGAGTTCATGGGGGGCTTGCCGGCGGGCGCTAGGCTCGGCGCATGA
- a CDS encoding AI-2E family transporter produces the protein MTGEEPTHPTAPGEPAEALEELAEAAEHAAEEVSRFGTPGKPFSRSPFLTGLVGGAGLITAYVAYQAVVNVWSMLLLIFVAAFLAVGLNPAVVKLRAWGLNRGLAVAIVGLAMVLVFCGGIAALIPPLVQQGDQVIGKFPDYLQQLTHNQWLHDLDKKYDIITKVKEAATATNISNLFGGVLGGVSTLFGTMFNALMTVVLTFYFLAAFDRLKSGAYKLVPASRRVRAERLGDEILAKVGGYMIGAIGIAAVAGVASYIFMLIVGIPYAYALALLVAILDLIPQVGATLGAVIVCIVGFAAGSVGVGIACVVFFVVYQQLENWIIYPKVMNRAVAVTDLAAIIGVLVGVALLGVVGALIAVPAVAAMQLIIREVAMPRQDQC, from the coding sequence ATGACGGGCGAGGAACCGACGCACCCCACCGCACCGGGCGAGCCTGCCGAGGCTCTCGAAGAGCTGGCCGAGGCCGCCGAGCACGCCGCCGAGGAGGTCTCCCGGTTCGGTACGCCGGGCAAGCCCTTCTCCCGCTCGCCCTTCCTCACCGGGCTGGTCGGCGGCGCCGGCCTGATCACGGCGTACGTGGCCTACCAGGCCGTCGTCAACGTCTGGTCCATGCTCCTGTTGATCTTCGTGGCGGCGTTCCTGGCCGTCGGGCTCAACCCGGCCGTCGTCAAGCTCCGCGCCTGGGGCCTCAACCGGGGCCTGGCTGTCGCGATCGTCGGGCTGGCCATGGTGCTCGTCTTCTGCGGCGGCATCGCGGCCCTGATCCCGCCCCTCGTGCAGCAGGGCGACCAGGTGATCGGCAAGTTCCCCGACTACCTGCAACAGCTCACCCACAACCAGTGGCTGCACGACCTCGACAAGAAGTACGACATCATCACCAAGGTCAAGGAAGCCGCGACCGCCACGAATATCAGCAACCTGTTCGGCGGGGTGCTCGGCGGGGTCAGCACCCTGTTCGGCACCATGTTCAACGCCCTGATGACCGTGGTGCTGACGTTCTACTTCCTCGCGGCGTTCGACCGGCTCAAGTCCGGCGCGTACAAGCTGGTGCCCGCCTCGCGCCGGGTGCGCGCCGAGCGGCTGGGCGACGAGATCCTCGCCAAGGTCGGCGGGTACATGATCGGGGCGATCGGGATCGCGGCCGTCGCCGGGGTCGCGTCCTACATCTTCATGCTGATCGTCGGCATCCCCTACGCGTACGCCCTCGCGCTCCTCGTCGCCATCCTCGACCTCATCCCGCAGGTCGGCGCCACCCTCGGCGCGGTCATCGTGTGCATCGTCGGCTTCGCGGCCGGCTCCGTGGGCGTCGGCATCGCCTGTGTGGTGTTCTTCGTGGTCTATCAGCAACTGGAGAACTGGATCATCTACCCCAAGGTGATGAACCGGGCCGTGGCGGTGACCGACCTCGCCGCGATCATCGGGGTACTGGTCGGCGTCGCCCTGTTGGGGGTTGTCGGCGCGCTGATCGCGGTACCGGCGGTGGCGGCGATGCAGCTGATCATCCGTGAGGTGGCCATGCCCCGCCAGGACCAGTGCTGA
- a CDS encoding DivIVA domain-containing protein — protein MPQQPSMTFFEQANSQPDFTVVLRGYDRAQVDDFVQRLNAALAQSEGARSEAEQRMTDAQRRLRQSEQRMGSLEQKVTEQTKAIEENSRPTLSGLGTRVEQILRLAEEQANEHRAEAKREAEGILSTARLEAREITDKSRAEAAAMKATTEREASGLKTAAEREAAELRVQARREADTLRADADRETKQLRTSAAHEVAELRATVEREVATLRATAEREITQLRAKAAREAEEKRAEATKLYAEAKEKRDKDLQSLALELAERRETSEREESERHNSAVAATQKLVTEAEQRARTADERAKETEQRAESRRIEADRTANDTIEKAKALAEKTTSEARSEAARATADARSEAELTTTAARREVEELTRQRDSVTAQLGQLREMLGGLANIGGGALGAVLGGTPAKAEEKAEDKKDDK, from the coding sequence ATGCCCCAGCAGCCCTCCATGACATTCTTCGAGCAAGCGAACAGTCAACCCGATTTCACGGTCGTTCTGCGTGGTTATGACCGCGCGCAGGTCGACGACTTCGTCCAGCGGCTCAATGCTGCGCTGGCCCAGTCCGAAGGTGCCCGTTCCGAGGCCGAGCAGCGGATGACCGACGCCCAGCGTCGCCTCCGCCAGTCCGAACAGCGGATGGGCTCGCTGGAACAGAAGGTCACCGAGCAGACCAAGGCCATCGAGGAGAACTCACGGCCCACGCTCTCGGGGCTCGGCACCCGGGTGGAGCAGATCCTCCGCCTCGCCGAGGAGCAGGCCAACGAGCACCGCGCCGAGGCGAAGCGGGAGGCGGAGGGCATCTTGTCCACCGCCCGGCTGGAGGCACGCGAGATCACGGACAAGTCCCGCGCGGAGGCGGCCGCCATGAAGGCGACCACCGAGCGCGAGGCGAGCGGCCTGAAGACGGCCGCCGAGCGCGAGGCAGCCGAGCTGCGGGTGCAGGCGCGTCGGGAAGCCGACACGCTGCGGGCGGACGCCGACCGCGAGACCAAGCAGCTGCGTACCTCCGCCGCCCACGAGGTGGCCGAGCTGCGCGCGACGGTCGAGCGCGAGGTCGCCACCCTGCGGGCCACGGCCGAGCGGGAGATCACCCAGCTGCGCGCCAAGGCCGCCCGCGAGGCGGAGGAGAAGCGCGCCGAGGCCACCAAGCTCTACGCGGAGGCCAAGGAGAAGCGGGACAAGGACCTGCAGTCCCTGGCCCTCGAGCTCGCGGAACGTCGCGAGACCTCCGAGCGCGAGGAGTCCGAGCGGCACAACTCCGCGGTCGCCGCGACCCAGAAGCTCGTCACCGAGGCGGAGCAGCGTGCCCGCACCGCCGACGAGCGGGCCAAGGAGACCGAGCAGCGCGCCGAGTCCCGGCGGATCGAGGCCGACCGCACGGCGAACGACACGATCGAGAAGGCCAAGGCGCTCGCGGAGAAGACCACGAGCGAGGCCCGGAGCGAGGCGGCGCGGGCCACGGCCGACGCCCGCAGCGAGGCCGAGCTGACCACCACGGCCGCCCGCCGGGAGGTGGAGGAGCTCACCCGCCAGCGGGACTCCGTCACCGCCCAACTCGGCCAGCTCCGCGAAATGCTCGGTGGCCTCGCCAACATCGGCGGCGGCGCGCTGGGCGCGGTGCTCGGCGGCACCCCGGCCAAGGCCGAGGAGAAGGCCGAAGACAAGAAGGACGACAAGTAA
- the ccrA gene encoding crotonyl-CoA carboxylase/reductase — protein sequence MDDIRTAINAGDREALAAIKIPASYRGVVVRREDEGMFDGVAHRDKDPRQSMHVQEVPTPEVGPGEALIAVMASAVNYNTVWTSIFEPVSTFRFLEKYGKLSELTKRHDLPYHVIGSDAAGVVLAVGAGVTKWKVGDEVVAHCLNVELEEPQGHDDTMLDPQQRIWGFETNFGGLAELALVKANQLMPKPDHLTWEEAASPGLVNSTAYRQLVSKNGADMKQGDVVLIWGASGGLGSYATQMALNGGAIPICVVSSEDKADICRKMGAEHIIDRRDFQFWKDENTQDEREWRRFGAKIRELTGGEDPDIVFEHPGRETFGASVYVAKRGGTIVTCASTSGYWHTYDNRYLWMSLKRIVGSHFANYREAWEANRLVALGRIHPTLSSVYPLEQAGQAAYEVHRNQHQGKVGVLCLATEEGQGVRNPEMRAKHLTEINRFRGQ from the coding sequence ATGGACGACATCCGCACCGCCATCAACGCGGGCGACCGCGAGGCACTCGCCGCGATCAAGATCCCGGCGAGCTACCGAGGGGTCGTCGTCCGCCGTGAGGACGAGGGGATGTTCGACGGCGTCGCGCACCGCGACAAGGACCCCCGGCAGTCCATGCACGTCCAGGAGGTGCCCACCCCCGAGGTCGGCCCCGGCGAGGCGCTGATCGCCGTCATGGCCAGCGCGGTCAACTACAACACCGTGTGGACCTCGATCTTCGAGCCGGTGTCCACGTTCCGGTTCCTGGAGAAGTACGGGAAGCTGTCGGAGCTGACCAAGCGGCACGACCTGCCGTACCACGTGATCGGCTCCGACGCCGCCGGTGTCGTCCTCGCCGTCGGCGCGGGCGTCACCAAGTGGAAGGTCGGCGACGAGGTCGTCGCGCACTGCCTCAACGTCGAGTTGGAGGAGCCCCAGGGCCACGACGACACGATGCTCGACCCGCAGCAGCGGATCTGGGGCTTCGAGACCAACTTCGGCGGGCTCGCCGAGCTGGCCCTCGTCAAGGCCAACCAGCTGATGCCGAAGCCCGACCACCTGACCTGGGAGGAGGCGGCCAGCCCCGGGCTGGTCAACTCCACCGCGTACCGGCAGCTGGTCTCCAAGAACGGCGCCGACATGAAGCAGGGCGACGTCGTCCTGATCTGGGGCGCGTCCGGCGGCCTCGGCTCCTACGCCACCCAGATGGCGCTCAACGGCGGCGCGATCCCGATCTGCGTCGTCTCCAGCGAGGACAAGGCGGACATCTGCCGGAAGATGGGCGCCGAGCACATCATCGACCGCCGCGACTTCCAGTTCTGGAAGGACGAGAACACCCAGGACGAGCGCGAGTGGCGCCGTTTCGGGGCGAAGATCCGCGAGCTGACCGGCGGCGAGGACCCCGACATCGTCTTCGAGCACCCGGGCCGCGAGACCTTCGGCGCCTCCGTCTACGTCGCCAAGCGGGGCGGCACGATCGTCACCTGCGCGTCGACCTCCGGATATTGGCACACCTACGACAACCGGTACCTCTGGATGAGTCTCAAGCGGATCGTCGGCAGCCACTTCGCGAACTACCGCGAGGCGTGGGAGGCCAACCGGCTCGTGGCACTGGGCCGTATCCACCCGACGCTGTCCAGCGTTTACCCCCTTGAGCAGGCAGGTCAGGCCGCCTACGAGGTGCACCGCAACCAGCACCAGGGCAAGGTCGGCGTGCTCTGTCTCGCCACTGAGGAAGGTCAGGGCGTGCGGAACCCGGAGATGCGGGCCAAGCACCTGACGGAAATCAACCGGTTCCGAGGACAGTAG
- the mce gene encoding methylmalonyl-CoA epimerase, which yields MTTSAAPGAAPRSDGIGLLRIDHVGVAVADLDAAIAFYENTFGMRCVHTETNEEQGVREAMLAVGPTSEGGCIQLLSPLSPSSTIAKFLDRSGPGVQQVAYTVADIDVACATLRERGVRLLYDAPRRGTSDSRINFVHPKDAGGVLVELVEPAAGH from the coding sequence ATGACCACATCCGCAGCCCCGGGGGCAGCACCCCGTTCCGACGGTATCGGCCTGCTCCGCATCGACCACGTCGGGGTGGCCGTAGCCGACCTCGACGCCGCCATCGCGTTCTATGAGAACACCTTCGGCATGCGCTGTGTCCACACCGAGACCAACGAGGAGCAGGGGGTACGCGAGGCCATGCTCGCGGTCGGCCCCACCTCCGAGGGCGGTTGTATCCAGCTCTTGTCCCCATTGTCCCCCTCCTCCACGATCGCCAAGTTCCTCGACCGGTCGGGTCCGGGGGTCCAGCAGGTCGCGTACACCGTGGCCGACATCGACGTGGCCTGCGCCACACTCCGCGAACGCGGCGTCCGGCTCCTCTACGACGCCCCGCGGCGGGGTACTTCCGACTCCAGAATCAACTTTGTCCACCCCAAGGACGCCGGGGGCGTGCTGGTCGAGCTCGTCGAGCCCGCCGCCGGGCACTGA